The following are from one region of the Gloeomargarita lithophora Alchichica-D10 genome:
- a CDS encoding ParE family toxin-like protein → MRSSRTKKFRELFLRLPQRVQETAKKNYGIWKENPFHSSLEFKEVKPRERIWSVRVGIGWRALGIMKPDEEKIVWFWIGSHSEYDKILGKN, encoded by the coding sequence ATGAGGTCATCCAGAACCAAGAAATTTCGTGAACTTTTTCTAAGATTGCCCCAAAGGGTACAAGAAACAGCAAAGAAAAATTACGGAATTTGGAAAGAGAATCCATTTCACTCAAGCCTAGAGTTCAAAGAGGTGAAACCAAGAGAAAGAATATGGTCAGTTAGAGTTGGGATCGGATGGCGAGCTTTAGGAATCATGAAGCCTGATGAAGAAAAGATAGTGTGGTTTTGGATCGGTTCTCATTCTGAATACGACAAGATTCTAGGCAAGAATTAA
- a CDS encoding DNA cytosine methyltransferase, translating to MAQVTCLEICAGAGGQALGLEQAGFEPQALVEIDGACCNTLRLNRPQWNVIEGDLRDFECKSFEGIDLLAGGVPCPPFSKAGKQLGKEDERDLFPEALRLVDECKPRVVMLENVRGFLDAVFEDYRGNLKRQLEKMGYVADWRLLNASDFGVSQLRPRVVIIAIRKDLSENFLWPKSYGQNPATVGTLLFDRMASRGWRGAKKWKQQADDIAPTIVGGSKKHGGPDLGPTRAKRAWASLGVDGMGIANEPPDRDFLGMPKLTVEMVARIQGFPDDWHFTGKKTPAYRQVGNAFPPPVAQAVAREIYNCLTHRKIFAVAS from the coding sequence ATGGCTCAAGTGACATGTTTAGAAATCTGTGCTGGCGCTGGTGGTCAAGCCTTAGGGCTAGAGCAGGCAGGCTTTGAGCCTCAAGCCCTTGTGGAGATTGATGGAGCTTGTTGTAACACTCTCAGACTTAATAGACCTCAGTGGAACGTCATAGAAGGCGATCTGAGAGACTTTGAGTGTAAATCATTTGAAGGAATTGATTTGTTAGCTGGAGGTGTACCTTGTCCCCCATTTTCAAAAGCAGGAAAGCAGTTGGGGAAAGAAGATGAGCGCGACCTTTTCCCCGAAGCATTACGTTTAGTAGATGAATGCAAACCTCGTGTTGTCATGTTAGAAAACGTGCGAGGATTTTTAGATGCTGTCTTTGAAGATTATCGAGGTAACCTCAAACGACAACTTGAAAAGATGGGATATGTGGCTGACTGGAGATTATTAAACGCTTCTGATTTTGGGGTGTCACAACTTAGACCCCGTGTTGTCATCATAGCCATACGCAAAGATTTATCAGAAAATTTCTTATGGCCAAAGTCTTATGGGCAAAATCCAGCAACTGTTGGGACACTTTTATTTGATCGAATGGCATCAAGAGGATGGAGAGGTGCTAAGAAATGGAAACAACAAGCTGATGATATTGCACCCACAATTGTTGGGGGGTCTAAAAAACATGGCGGCCCCGATTTGGGTCCTACCCGTGCTAAGCGAGCCTGGGCAAGCTTAGGGGTAGATGGAATGGGCATAGCTAATGAGCCACCTGACAGAGACTTCTTGGGGATGCCTAAACTAACAGTTGAAATGGTTGCTAGGATACAGGGCTTTCCGGATGATTGGCATTTCACAGGCAAAAAAACCCCTGCATACCGTCAAGTTGGTAATGCATTTCCTCCACCCGTTGCTCAAGCTGTGGCAAGAGAGATTTATAACTGCTTGACTCACAGGAAAATATTTGCAGTTGCCAGTTGA
- a CDS encoding HNH endonuclease: MSERKGARVKLREHFLNNIGRVMDSDELREVAGGITEWARRVRELRSEEGYQIQTHNDRGDLKPGQYILEDPKPIPAFERAISKEIRAYVLDRNGFTCQMCGAVAGETHPYDLRRKTRLHIGHIVDKSQGGTDDPSNLRAICSVCNEGASNLTLERPSNLKLLAQVRRAKGGDQVELLKWLVRKYPKQTEEFLDEKNT, translated from the coding sequence ATGTCAGAAAGGAAAGGCGCAAGAGTAAAACTCAGAGAACACTTTCTAAATAATATCGGAAGAGTCATGGATTCTGATGAGCTTAGAGAAGTAGCAGGAGGTATTACGGAATGGGCAAGACGGGTAAGAGAACTGCGCTCCGAAGAAGGATATCAAATTCAAACTCACAACGATAGAGGCGATCTAAAGCCTGGTCAATACATCCTCGAAGATCCCAAGCCAATTCCCGCCTTTGAAAGAGCAATATCTAAGGAAATACGGGCGTATGTTCTCGATAGAAATGGATTTACTTGTCAGATGTGTGGTGCTGTAGCTGGAGAGACACATCCCTATGACCTTAGGAGAAAAACTCGATTGCACATTGGGCACATAGTGGATAAATCTCAAGGAGGTACTGACGACCCATCAAATCTTCGTGCAATTTGCTCTGTGTGCAACGAAGGAGCCTCAAATTTAACTCTGGAAAGACCATCAAACTTGAAACTTTTAGCACAGGTCAGACGGGCGAAAGGTGGCGATCAAGTTGAGCTGCTTAAGTGGCTTGTTCGGAAGTATCCAAAACAGACTGAGGAGTTCTTGGATGAGAAAAACACCTAA
- a CDS encoding IS630 family transposase, whose translation MTNRKIQYWVIPPTEDGEFVANMKAVLDTYAQPYNPKCPVICMDEQPVQLQREVRTPIPATAKQSKRVDYEYERAGTASIFMFTEPLAGWRDVSVRERRTKADWATEVARLLEGRYADCDQIILVCDQLNTHTKGAFYEVFEPQKARQLVQRIEFCYTPKHGSWLNIAEDELSSMTRQCIANERFGDIETLREATAAWSTDVNNTQRGVDWQMKIDDARCKLTSVYPKIKL comes from the coding sequence ATGACCAATCGTAAGATTCAGTATTGGGTGATTCCACCAACTGAAGATGGTGAGTTCGTTGCAAACATGAAAGCGGTTCTCGATACCTATGCCCAACCCTACAATCCAAAGTGTCCAGTGATTTGCATGGATGAACAGCCTGTGCAGTTACAGAGGGAGGTTCGTACCCCCATTCCTGCAACAGCCAAACAGTCCAAGCGAGTCGATTACGAGTATGAGCGTGCCGGAACTGCCAGCATTTTTATGTTTACTGAACCGTTGGCAGGTTGGCGGGACGTGAGCGTTCGTGAGAGACGAACGAAAGCGGATTGGGCAACTGAAGTGGCTCGACTGTTAGAGGGGCGTTATGCTGATTGCGACCAGATCATTCTCGTTTGCGACCAATTAAACACTCACACCAAGGGTGCCTTCTACGAAGTCTTTGAGCCGCAAAAGGCACGTCAGTTGGTGCAGCGCATTGAGTTTTGTTACACCCCCAAGCATGGCAGTTGGCTCAACATTGCTGAAGACGAATTGAGTTCAATGACGCGCCAGTGTATTGCCAATGAACGTTTTGGTGACATCGAAACCTTACGAGAGGCAACGGCGGCTTGGTCAACTGATGTTAACAATACCCAACGGGGTGTCGATTGGCAGATGAAGATCGACGATGCTCGATGTAAACTCACTTCTGTCTACCCTAAAATTAAGCTGTGA
- a CDS encoding helix-turn-helix domain-containing protein has translation MQKKYIVRLSEDERCELCEVIEKLKGSSQKVRRAQILLKADVEGANWTDERIAEAFGCPTKTVENIRQRLVEKGFEETLNGAPRLRPPTEKLLDGEQEARVIPLRLGPPPKGFANWSLRLLSRKVVELGIIDSISHETIRRTLKKMG, from the coding sequence ATGCAAAAGAAATACATTGTCCGATTAAGCGAAGATGAACGATGTGAGCTATGTGAAGTGATTGAAAAACTGAAAGGCAGTAGCCAGAAGGTCAGACGTGCTCAGATCTTGCTGAAAGCTGATGTTGAAGGAGCGAACTGGACAGATGAGCGGATTGCTGAAGCCTTTGGTTGTCCCACTAAAACAGTCGAAAATATTCGGCAACGATTGGTTGAAAAGGGTTTTGAGGAAACCCTCAATGGTGCCCCTCGCCTGAGACCTCCAACTGAAAAACTTCTCGATGGAGAACAGGAAGCTCGTGTCATTCCCTTGCGGTTGGGACCACCCCCGAAAGGGTTCGCGAACTGGTCACTGCGGCTATTGTCACGCAAAGTTGTTGAACTGGGCATCATCGATAGCATCAGTCATGAAACAATCCGACGCACCCTTAAAAAAATGGGATGA
- a CDS encoding DUF433 domain-containing protein, translating into MASEPSGHVAIIRTDRGLTISGTRITLYDVMDYVTAQYPPKFIRGLFNLTEDQINTALAYIKTNRAEVEAEYQIVLKESEELRQYYEERNRDLIARLSVKPPKPGMETAWEKLRAQKAKHQAQLESHR; encoded by the coding sequence ATGGCTTCAGAACCAAGCGGTCATGTTGCAATTATTCGTACCGACCGCGGCTTGACAATATCAGGGACACGCATCACTCTTTACGATGTGATGGATTATGTGACTGCCCAATACCCTCCTAAGTTCATTCGTGGTCTTTTTAACCTGACTGAGGATCAGATTAACACTGCTCTCGCATACATTAAGACGAACCGTGCTGAAGTTGAAGCTGAGTATCAAATTGTACTGAAGGAGTCTGAAGAACTCCGCCAGTATTACGAAGAGCGAAATCGTGATCTTATTGCTCGACTTTCAGTAAAGCCACCTAAACCGGGTATGGAGACTGCTTGGGAAAAGTTGCGAGCACAGAAAGCAAAACATCAAGCCCAACTTGAGTCCCATAGATGA
- a CDS encoding ACP S-malonyltransferase, with protein sequence MIFLVDHNLEGHALLLSGNVASLGWLAILPIRFVTFEEVELAIASDDRVVWRFAQANQMVLLTANRSMKGKNSLEQVMREENTSTSLPVVTIGDADRVLTDSDYRNRCVDRLIEIVFDIDDYRGTMRLFIP encoded by the coding sequence ATGATTTTCCTGGTCGATCATAATCTTGAGGGACACGCTCTACTTCTGTCAGGTAATGTTGCTAGTCTGGGTTGGCTAGCAATATTACCAATTCGTTTTGTTACGTTTGAAGAAGTTGAATTAGCTATTGCTAGCGATGACAGAGTAGTTTGGCGATTTGCACAGGCAAACCAAATGGTTCTGCTAACAGCGAATCGAAGCATGAAAGGTAAGAATTCGCTGGAGCAAGTGATGCGTGAAGAAAATACATCCACTTCATTGCCTGTTGTCACGATTGGAGATGCTGATCGAGTTCTAACTGATTCTGACTACCGTAATCGTTGTGTTGATCGGCTGATTGAGATTGTATTTGACATTGATGATTACAGAGGTACGATGAGGCTTTTCATTCCATAA
- a CDS encoding NAD(P)-dependent oxidoreductase, with the protein MNKKTVAVIGLGAMGSRIAQNLLSAGYAVVVHNRTVERAQPLIDQGAIFATSPRAAAEQSNVVISMVTDNEVSRQVWLAAETGAILGLSPDKIAIEMSTLTVDWIRELDAAITQWGAGFLDAPVVGSRPQAEAGKLISLVGGQTETLAKVQTILTDAGAAIVQHIGAVGQGMAMKLAVNAFFGIQVVALAELLGLLSGDGISPETAMDCLRELPVLSLAAKGAGSLMASQNHAPLFPIHLVEKDFRYVTQTAQDWGATIPISTAVIEIYRTAIAQGYAKDNITGIVQLFV; encoded by the coding sequence ATGAATAAGAAAACAGTTGCCGTAATCGGTTTGGGTGCAATGGGTTCGCGGATTGCCCAGAATCTTCTCAGTGCAGGCTATGCAGTGGTTGTGCATAACCGCACTGTCGAAAGAGCACAACCCTTGATTGATCAAGGTGCAATTTTTGCAACCAGTCCCCGCGCTGCTGCTGAGCAAAGCAACGTGGTGATCAGCATGGTGACGGACAATGAGGTTTCGCGCCAGGTCTGGCTTGCGGCTGAAACGGGTGCAATTTTGGGATTAAGCCCAGACAAAATTGCAATCGAAATGAGTACATTGACAGTGGATTGGATTCGAGAGTTGGATGCAGCCATTACTCAGTGGGGTGCGGGCTTTTTGGATGCACCCGTCGTTGGTTCTCGCCCTCAAGCCGAAGCGGGAAAGCTCATTTCATTGGTAGGTGGGCAGACAGAAACCTTGGCAAAGGTGCAAACGATTTTAACTGATGCTGGGGCTGCCATCGTTCAACATATCGGGGCGGTGGGGCAGGGTATGGCGATGAAGCTAGCAGTCAATGCCTTCTTTGGGATTCAGGTAGTCGCACTAGCGGAACTTTTGGGACTTTTATCCGGCGATGGTATCTCACCAGAAACAGCAATGGACTGTCTGAGAGAATTGCCCGTTTTGAGTTTGGCAGCCAAGGGAGCCGGAAGTTTGATGGCATCCCAAAATCATGCGCCGTTGTTTCCGATCCATCTCGTCGAGAAAGATTTTCGCTACGTGACGCAAACCGCCCAAGACTGGGGTGCAACGATTCCAATCTCGACTGCTGTAATAGAGATTTACCGAACTGCGATTGCTCAAGGCTATGCTAAAGACAACATTACAGGCATTGTTCAACTCTTTGTCTAA
- a CDS encoding zinc-dependent alcohol dehydrogenase family protein, with amino-acid sequence MEYMKAAVLTAFGDAESFEIQTVPKPVPKPDQVLVRVCATSINPVDSQTRRGDYQDLVRLPAIIGVDISGVIEAIGEAVKEFKVGDEVYYSPQIFGESGSYAQYHVADAGIVALKPANLSHVEATCFPLAGGTVWDCLVTRGNLQVGETVLIHAGAGGVGSIAIQLAKAMGAYVFATCSSKNLDFVKEIGADRAIDYKNEDYVEVIRQETNGLGVDLVLDTIGGETIQRSPAIIRPFGRLVSIVDIATPQSLLEAWGKNLTIHFVLTPQYRAKLDALTKLIERTQLRSVIDSVFSWDQVVLAHQRLERGGTRGKIVLEFAKS; translated from the coding sequence ATGGAATACATGAAAGCAGCCGTATTAACAGCGTTTGGGGATGCTGAGAGCTTTGAGATTCAAACGGTTCCCAAGCCAGTGCCAAAACCTGATCAGGTTTTAGTGCGGGTCTGTGCGACATCAATTAACCCCGTTGATTCCCAGACTCGCCGTGGTGATTATCAAGATTTGGTTCGCCTACCAGCAATCATCGGAGTTGACATTTCAGGGGTTATTGAAGCAATCGGAGAGGCAGTTAAAGAATTTAAGGTGGGAGACGAAGTTTATTACTCGCCGCAAATTTTTGGGGAATCTGGCAGCTATGCTCAATATCATGTTGCCGATGCAGGTATCGTTGCGCTCAAGCCTGCTAACCTATCACACGTTGAAGCAACTTGTTTTCCCCTTGCGGGAGGAACGGTTTGGGATTGTCTAGTCACGAGAGGCAATCTACAAGTCGGTGAAACCGTTCTAATCCATGCGGGTGCGGGTGGCGTTGGTTCTATTGCGATTCAACTTGCAAAAGCGATGGGAGCCTACGTTTTTGCAACATGCAGTTCTAAAAACCTTGATTTCGTTAAAGAAATTGGTGCGGATCGAGCCATTGATTACAAAAATGAAGATTATGTGGAAGTCATTCGTCAAGAAACAAATGGTCTGGGTGTGGATTTAGTTTTAGATACGATTGGTGGGGAAACAATTCAGCGTAGCCCAGCAATCATTCGCCCATTCGGTAGGCTGGTAAGCATTGTAGATATTGCAACTCCGCAGTCGCTCCTTGAAGCATGGGGCAAGAATCTGACTATCCATTTTGTTCTTACGCCACAGTACCGAGCAAAATTGGATGCTTTGACAAAACTAATTGAGCGCACTCAGCTTCGTTCCGTGATTGATTCAGTATTTTCTTGGGATCAGGTCGTTCTGGCACATCAGCGTCTAGAGCGGGGAGGAACGCGAGGGAAAATTGTGCTGGAATTTGCCAAAAGCTAG
- a CDS encoding DUF433 domain-containing protein produces MNLASISTKQYVEQRDKGYWIAGTRISLDSVVYSFLNGESPEGIVQNFPLLSLEQVYGVITFYLANQELVDAYLKEDEAEFRRLQEACREKNPLLYQKLKAAQAQKNSAA; encoded by the coding sequence ATGAATTTAGCGTCCATCTCAACTAAGCAGTATGTTGAACAGCGAGACAAGGGATACTGGATTGCAGGAACACGTATTTCCCTTGACTCAGTTGTTTATTCTTTCTTGAACGGGGAGTCGCCTGAAGGCATCGTTCAGAATTTTCCGCTACTGTCGCTGGAACAAGTTTACGGTGTAATCACCTTCTACCTTGCAAATCAAGAACTTGTAGATGCTTATTTGAAAGAGGATGAAGCTGAGTTTCGACGATTACAAGAGGCTTGTAGAGAAAAGAATCCATTGCTGTATCAGAAGTTGAAGGCAGCCCAAGCCCAGAAAAATAGTGCAGCATGA
- a CDS encoding DUF5615 family PIN-like protein — protein sequence MTKIQFQADADLRQAIVTGVLRREPKLDFRSANEAELEGIKDHDVLSIAARDGRVLVTHDRKTMPTEFGQFITSQTSFGVLILSQNLPMSGAIDAIILVWEVSTAEEWINQIMTFPF from the coding sequence ATGACTAAAATTCAATTTCAAGCTGATGCTGATCTTCGCCAAGCGATTGTGACTGGTGTACTCCGCAGAGAACCAAAGCTGGATTTTCGTTCAGCAAATGAGGCAGAGCTTGAGGGCATCAAAGATCATGACGTTTTGTCAATTGCAGCACGAGACGGCAGGGTATTGGTTACACACGATCGCAAAACCATGCCGACCGAGTTTGGTCAATTCATCACCTCACAAACAAGTTTTGGTGTTCTAATTCTTTCGCAGAATCTTCCCATGAGCGGGGCGATCGACGCAATCATCTTGGTGTGGGAAGTATCTACGGCTGAAGAATGGATCAATCAGATTATGACGTTTCCATTTTGA
- a CDS encoding DUF3147 family protein, whose translation MALYVLKVPLSAFIIVGVTELSKCANSFWGGVLASLPLVSLLSFIWLYVETKDNGKIISLSWSVFWLVLPSLSLFVVLPVLLKRNFAFPLALALSVVVMVAAYLVTAAILRRFGVSI comes from the coding sequence ATGGCACTTTACGTTCTCAAAGTACCTTTATCGGCGTTCATCATCGTTGGCGTAACAGAATTATCCAAATGCGCCAATTCGTTTTGGGGCGGCGTTTTGGCGTCATTGCCTTTGGTTTCTTTGCTCTCGTTTATCTGGTTGTATGTGGAGACAAAAGACAATGGCAAAATCATTAGCTTATCGTGGAGCGTTTTCTGGTTGGTTCTGCCTTCGCTTTCCTTATTCGTGGTTTTGCCGGTTCTGCTCAAGCGCAATTTCGCTTTTCCGTTGGCGTTGGCTTTATCGGTCGTCGTCATGGTGGCTGCTTATTTGGTCACGGCGGCAATCCTCAGGCGGTTCGGCGTCAGTATCTAA
- a CDS encoding RidA family protein gives MNTRKSIIPDNPHALYKLHGYSPAIQSGDLLFVSGMVGARKDGTPEPDLKSQIQLAFDNLQAVLDAAGCSFDDVIDVTMFLIDPDASVSHMIEAMKKMYREPLPNVTAVGVNWLAGFQFEIKVIARIPQK, from the coding sequence ATGAATACCCGTAAGTCCATCATCCCCGACAATCCGCATGCTCTCTACAAGCTTCACGGTTACTCGCCTGCTATCCAGTCTGGTGACCTGTTATTCGTATCTGGCATGGTCGGTGCCCGAAAGGATGGTACCCCTGAACCCGACCTAAAGTCCCAGATTCAACTCGCCTTCGACAACCTGCAAGCTGTGCTCGACGCGGCTGGCTGTTCGTTCGATGATGTGATCGATGTCACCATGTTTCTTATCGATCCCGACGCAAGTGTTAGCCACATGATCGAAGCAATGAAAAAAATGTATCGTGAACCACTGCCCAACGTTACAGCGGTTGGCGTAAACTGGCTGGCTGGTTTCCAATTCGAAATCAAGGTCATTGCCCGCATCCCGCAGAAATGA
- a CDS encoding type II toxin-antitoxin system HicB family antitoxin, whose protein sequence is MKIRAIIHPAEEGGYWAEVPALPGCITEGDTMEEVLANLQDAIEGWLDVANSRNAIESTDQVVEIAV, encoded by the coding sequence ATGAAAATAAGAGCGATTATTCATCCAGCAGAAGAAGGTGGTTATTGGGCAGAGGTTCCTGCACTTCCCGGTTGTATTACCGAAGGTGACACGATGGAGGAGGTGCTAGCTAATTTGCAAGACGCTATTGAAGGTTGGCTTGATGTTGCTAACAGTCGCAATGCAATTGAGTCAACCGATCAAGTTGTCGAAATTGCTGTATGA
- a CDS encoding type II toxin-antitoxin system HicA family toxin — protein MKSISGKRLCKIVEQKGWVLRRITGSHHIYENLEVDQILSIPVHRNQDLKVGTLKALMKIAGLSEEDLL, from the coding sequence ATGAAATCTATTTCTGGCAAGCGGCTGTGCAAAATTGTGGAGCAAAAAGGCTGGGTCTTGCGAAGAATTACTGGTAGCCATCACATCTACGAAAATCTTGAAGTAGATCAAATTTTGTCAATTCCTGTTCACCGTAATCAAGATTTGAAAGTTGGAACTTTAAAAGCCTTGATGAAAATAGCCGGACTATCTGAAGAAGATTTACTCTGA
- a CDS encoding DUF4160 domain-containing protein, whose amino-acid sequence MDDHGVPHCYAMYGDYAGSFSIENGECLAGKFYNGQPSRITGEME is encoded by the coding sequence ATGGATGATCATGGCGTGCCTCATTGTTATGCTATGTATGGTGATTATGCCGGTTCATTTAGCATTGAAAATGGAGAATGTCTCGCGGGAAAATTTTATAATGGGCAACCAAGTAGAATTACTGGAGAAATGGAATGA
- a CDS encoding class I SAM-dependent methyltransferase — MNCRSCHSPLSLSFIDLGTAPPSNALITLKQLEEPEVWFPLKVMVCQHCWLVQTVDYVGARDLFNSTYVYFSSFSKTWLDHAKQYVDYVINRFCLNQNSYVVEIAANDGYLLQYILEQSIPCLGIEPTASTAIVARQKGIPIVEDFFGIGLAKKLTMAGNHADLIVANNVLAHVPDINDFVGGITILLKPEGVVTFEFPYLLNLMNNRQFDTIYHEHFSYLSLTVADQILRQNGLSVFDVEQLDTHGGSLRVFAQRITTGDQLETNVVADLLLYEKQIGVQTSEYYSGFQFLVEQMKDDFVEFLIEAKKSGKTVIGYGAAAKGNTLLNFSGVRSDLMSFIVDRNPVKQGKFTPGSRIPIVDEAHLQKTKPDYIVILPWNIQIEVMQQLSYARNWNAKFVTVIPKLEIQ; from the coding sequence ATGAATTGTCGTAGCTGTCATAGCCCACTTTCTTTATCATTTATTGACTTGGGTACCGCACCGCCCTCTAATGCTTTGATAACTCTAAAGCAGTTAGAAGAACCAGAAGTTTGGTTCCCGCTAAAAGTTATGGTTTGTCAACATTGTTGGCTCGTGCAAACCGTTGATTATGTAGGGGCGAGGGACTTATTTAATTCAACTTATGTTTACTTCAGTAGCTTTTCCAAGACTTGGCTGGATCATGCCAAACAATATGTTGATTATGTAATTAACCGTTTTTGTCTTAATCAGAATAGTTATGTAGTAGAAATAGCAGCCAATGATGGCTACTTATTGCAATATATCTTAGAGCAAAGCATTCCTTGCCTTGGTATTGAACCAACGGCGAGTACAGCAATAGTAGCACGTCAAAAAGGTATTCCAATTGTGGAAGATTTTTTTGGAATAGGACTTGCAAAAAAATTAACAATGGCTGGAAACCATGCCGATTTGATTGTAGCTAATAATGTATTGGCGCACGTTCCAGATATAAATGATTTCGTTGGTGGTATTACCATATTACTCAAACCGGAGGGTGTGGTAACTTTTGAATTTCCCTATTTACTTAATTTAATGAATAATAGACAATTTGACACCATATACCATGAACATTTTTCTTATCTTTCCCTGACTGTTGCTGACCAAATTTTACGACAGAATGGCTTGTCTGTTTTTGATGTTGAACAGTTAGATACCCATGGGGGTAGCTTACGGGTTTTTGCTCAAAGAATTACTACAGGTGATCAACTAGAAACGAATGTAGTTGCAGACCTACTTTTATATGAAAAACAGATAGGCGTGCAAACGTCAGAGTACTATTCTGGATTTCAATTTTTAGTAGAACAAATGAAAGATGATTTTGTTGAATTTCTCATAGAAGCAAAAAAATCTGGTAAAACTGTAATAGGTTACGGGGCGGCGGCCAAGGGTAATACGCTACTCAATTTTTCAGGAGTCCGCTCTGATTTGATGTCCTTTATTGTGGATCGTAATCCAGTGAAACAAGGAAAATTCACACCAGGCAGTCGCATTCCTATCGTAGATGAGGCGCATTTACAAAAAACCAAACCCGATTATATCGTTATATTGCCATGGAATATTCAAATAGAAGTAATGCAACAATTAAGCTATGCGCGAAACTGGAATGCAAAATTTGTTACTGTTATACCTAAACTTGAAATACAATAG
- a CDS encoding dTDP-4-dehydrorhamnose 3,5-epimerase family protein, with the protein MTPKKLQIYSTPISEVVLIATQSHEDERGVFYRGFCDHELDEILMGRTIRQINLSITHQVGTIRGLHFQHPPYAEMKMIRCIQGCVWDVVVDLRKESATFLQWYGVELSGDNKLMIVIPEGCAHGFQSLIGKSELLYLHTKPYVPTAEGGIKYDDPSLKIPWPLAIAEISERDCSFPLLNENYQGIVL; encoded by the coding sequence ATGACCCCCAAAAAGCTACAAATATACTCAACTCCTATTTCAGAAGTTGTGCTGATTGCTACTCAGTCCCATGAAGATGAACGCGGCGTTTTTTATCGAGGTTTTTGCGATCACGAATTAGACGAAATTCTCATGGGCAGAACAATTCGACAGATTAATCTTTCAATAACTCATCAGGTTGGCACTATTCGGGGTCTTCATTTTCAACATCCACCCTACGCAGAAATGAAAATGATCCGTTGCATTCAAGGATGTGTTTGGGATGTAGTTGTTGATCTACGAAAAGAATCTGCTACATTTTTACAATGGTATGGTGTAGAGCTTTCTGGGGATAATAAATTAATGATCGTTATACCAGAAGGTTGTGCCCATGGATTTCAATCTTTAATAGGGAAAAGCGAGTTATTATATTTACATACAAAGCCTTATGTTCCAACTGCTGAGGGAGGTATAAAATATGATGACCCTTCCCTCAAAATACCTTGGCCGCTTGCCATTGCTGAAATTTCCGAACGAGATTGTTCCTTCCCATTGCTAAATGAGAACTATCAAGGTATTGTCTTATGA